The Hippoglossus hippoglossus isolate fHipHip1 chromosome 2, fHipHip1.pri, whole genome shotgun sequence genome includes a region encoding these proteins:
- the zeb2b gene encoding zinc finger E-box-binding homeobox 2b isoform X3 codes for MKQEIMADGPRCKRRKQANPRRKNAALNYENVVETGSETEEEDKLPVSEEDPLINGTGSPASLTNPDASPRAESHGLLTKEEEDDEMRDSGVEHIWPDNDMLSASVDGTDEIKDDFDNLGPDATLQAVGNGTVKSVDCTSEFEDFFAKRKLDDGDSHVVSIAEYLQRGDTAIIYPEAPEELSRLGTPEATGPEENDLPPGTPDAFAQLLTCPYCDRGYKRLTSLKEHIKYRHEKNEENFACPLCNYTFAYRTQLERHMATHKPARDQHQLLNQAASNRKFKCTECGKAFKYKHHLKEHLRIHSGEKPYECPNCKKRFSHSGSYSSHISSKKCIGLIAVNGRMRSNMKTGSSPTSASSSPTNSAITQLRQKLENGKPLGHPEHNNHMNIKTEPLDFNDYKLMMASHGFGAPFMNGGMGGNSPLGIHHNSTGQSPLHHLGIAGLDAQLLGFPGPLANNLSEVQKVLQIVDNTVCRQKMDCKPEELSKLKAYMKELGTQVEEQKQALTLSGAQVGLPLINHNGATKSIIDYTLEKVNEAKACLQSLTTDSKRQISNIKREKSNHMLEGGVDEKVQEMFTPYACQFCKESFTGPIPLHQHERYMCKMNEEIKAVLQPSENLMPNKPVMYMEKNSHLTSPMLSEKGFTGPINPYRDHMSVLKAYFAMNMEPNSEELLKISIAVGLPQEFVKEWFDQRKMYHYATTRTPPLEHRNHTDMVVGTNNHHTPPKDSMAARSPVSLLKPTDHITSHSIAELHNNVNNCDNSLRYLKNHQFGGSTKPAGEKLDHSRSNTPSPLNLSSTSSKNSHSSSYTPNSLTSEDLQAEPLDLSVPRLMKEPKHALSVKSRTKANSITIDHNSVPSPREHFEEPLNLAYLKRDFSGSTNNGNLEKSTSPIFGINPFAAKPLYTSLPPQSAFPQATFMPPMQASIPGLRAYPGMDQMGFLPHMAYTYAAGAATFAEMQQRRKYQRKPGFQGDLLDGTQDYMSGLDDMTDPDSCLSRKKIKKTESGMYACDLCDKTFQKSSSLLRHKYEHTGKRPHQCQICKKAFKHKHHLIEHSRLHSGEKPYQCDKCGKRFSHSGSYSQHMNHRYSYCKREAEEREAAEREAREKGHLEPTELLMSRAYLQGMTPQGYPELAEREAILRHDAVNGGIREGRKEVDGTYAKMGRREDEFEEEEEEIKSMDTDPDTLRDEEENGEHSMDDSSLDGKTETKSDHEDTMEDGM; via the exons cagctctcaACTATGAGAACGTGGTAGAGACCGGCtcggagacagaggaggaggacaagctGCCCGTCTCCGAGGAAGACCCTCTGATCAACGGCACGGGCAGCCCGGCCAGCCTCACCAACCCGGACGCCTCGCCGCGCGCCGAAAGCCACGGCCTGCTGaccaaggaggaggaggacgacgaaaTGCGCGACAGCGGCGTGGAGCACATCTGGCCCGACAACGACATGTTGAGTGCCTCAGTTGATGGTACTG atgaaataaaagatgaCTTTGACAACCTGGGGCCTGACGCCACTTTGCAGGCAGTTGGAAACGGTACAG TCAAGAGCGTCGATTGCACTTCAGAGTTTGAGGACTTCTTCGCCAAGCGGAAGCTGGACGACGGCGACAGCCACGTGGTGAGCATCGCAGAATACCTGCAGCGGGGCGACACCGCCATCATCTACCCGGAGGCCCCGGAGGAGCTGTCCCGCCTGGGCACGCCGGAGGCAACTGGACCGGAGGAGAACG ACCTGCCACCTGGAACGCCAGATGCCTTCGCCCAACTGTTGACCTGCCCCTACTGCGACCGGGGCTACAAGCGTTTGACATCGCTGAAGGAGCACATCAAGTACCGCCATGAGAAGAACGAGGAGAACTTTGCCTGCCCCCTGTGCAACTACACGTTTGCTTACCGCACTCAGCTTGAGCGGCATATGGCCACACACAAGCCCGCGAGGGATCAG cACCAACTGCTCAACCAAGCGGCCAGCAACCGCAAGTTCAAATGCACCGAGTGTGGCAAGGCCTTCAAATACAAGCACCATCTGAAGGAACACCTCCGGATTCATAGTG gtgAAAAACCGTATGAGTGCCCCAACTGCAAGAAGCGTTTCTCCCACTCGGGCTCATACAGTTCCCACATCAGCAGTAAAAAGTGCATTGGCCTGATTGCTGTCAATGGCAGGATGCGCAGCAACATGAAGACCGGCTCCTCCCCGACCTCGGCCTCCTCCTCGCCCACCAACTCTGCCATCACCCAGCTGAGGCAGAAGCTGGAGAACGGCAAGCCGCTCGGCCATCCCGAACACAACAACCACATGAATATCAAGACCGAGCCCCTTGACTTCAACGACTACAAGCTGATGATGGCGTCTCATGGATTTGGAGCTCCGTTCATGAACGGAGGCATGGGAGGGAACAGCCCACTAGGGATCCACCACAACTCGACAGGCCAGAGTCCTTTGCATCACCTCGGGATCGCCGGACTCGATGCTCAGCTCCTGGGCTTCCCGGGGCCGCTGGCGAACAACCTGAGTGAGGTGCAGAAGGTGCTTCAGATCGTGGACAACACTGTGTGCAGGCAGAAAATGGACTGCAAGCCGGAGGAGCTCTCCAAGCTTAAGGCCTACATGAAAGAGCTGGGGACCCAGGTGGAAGAGCAGAAACAGGCACTGACATTGTCTGGGGCTCAGGTTGGTCTTCCACTCATCAATCACAACGGCGCCACCAAAAGCATCATCGACTACACGTTAGAAAAAGTGAACGAAGCCAAAGCCTGCCTCCAGAGCTTGACGACAGACTCAAAGAGACAGATTAGCAATATCAAACGAGAGAAATCCAACCACATGCTTGAAGGAGGTGTGGATGAGAAGGTGCAGGAAATGTTTACGCCTTATGCTTGCCAATTTTGCAAAGAATCCTTCACTGGGCCAATACCTTTGCATCAGCACGAACGCTACATGTGTAAAATGAACGAGGAGATCAAAGCTGTGCTGCAGCCCAGTGAGAATCTGATGCCCAACAAACCAGTCATGTACATGGAGAAGAACAGCCACTTAACCTCCCCCATGTTGTCCGAGAAGGGATTTACTGGGCCCATTAACCCCTACAGGGACCACATGTCTGTGCTGAAGGCGTATTTCGCCATGAACATGGAGCCCAACTCGGAGGAGCTGCTCAAGATTTCCATAGCGGTCGGCCTCCCTCAGGAATTTGTCAAGGAGTGGTTCGATCAGCGGAAGATGTATCATTACGCCACTACCAGAACCCCACCACTAGAGCACAGGAACCACACTGATATGGTTGTCGGAACAAATAACCACCACACTCCACCAAAAGACTCAATGGCAGCTAGGTCACCTGTTTCACTTCTCAAACCTACTGATCACATCACGTCCCACTCCATAGCAGAGCTCCACAACAACGTTAACAACTGTGACAACTCGCTGAGATATTTGAAAAACCACCAGTTCGGCGGCAGCACCAAACCTGCAGGTGAAAAGTTGGACCACTCCCGCAGCAACACCCCCTCCCCGCTCAATCTGTCCTCCACATCTTCCAAAAACTCCCACAGCAGCTCCTACACTCCAAACAGCCTGACATCAGAAGACCTGCAGGCCGAGCCACTGGACCTCTCCGTGCCCAGACTCATGAAGGAACCCAAGCATGCACTGTCTGTCAAAAGCAGAACTAAAGCCAACAGTATTACCATTGACCACAACAGCGTTCCGTCTCCCCGAGAGCACTTCGAAGAGCCTTTGAACTTGGCCTATCTCAAGAGGGATTTCTCAGGCTCGACCAACAACGGAAACCTAGAAAAAAGCACTAGCCCCATCTTCGGCATTAACCCGTTTGCTGCCAAACCCCTGTACACGTCACTTCCGCCCCAGAGCGCTTTTCCACAGGCCACATTCATGCCCCCAATGCAGGCCAGCATACCAGGTCTTAGGGCCTATCCAGGCATGGATCAAATGGGCTTCTTGCCACACATGGCCTACACTTACGCAGCAGGGGCGGCTACCTTTGCCGAgatgcagcagaggagaaagtaCCAGCGGAAACCAGGTTTCCAG gGGGACCTGCTCGACGGTACACAAGATTACATGTCAGGgctggacgacatgacagacCCCGACTCCTGTCTGTCGCGGAAGAAGATTAAGAAGACCGAAAGTGGTATGTACGCGTGTGACTTGTGCGACAAAACATTCCAGAAGAGCAGTTCCCTTCTAAGACACAAATATGAACACACAG GCAAGAGGCCGCACCAGTGCCAGATCTGCAAGAAAGccttcaaacacaaacaccatctCATCGAGCACTCCAGGCTGCACTCGGGGGAGAAGCCCTACCAGTGCGACAAGTGCGGGAAGAGGTTCTCTCACTCGGGCTCCTACTCGCAGCACATGAACCACCGCTACTCCTACTGCAAGCGGGAGGCCGAGGAGCGGGAGGCTGCTGAGAGGGAGGCCCGTGAGAAGGGCCACCTGGAgcccacagagctgctgatgagCCGGGCCTACTTGCAGGGCATGACACCTCAGGGTTACCCAGAGCTGGCGGAGCGCGAGGCCATCCTGAGGCACGACGCGGTGAACGGAGGGATCAGAGAGGGACGGAAGGAAGTTGATGGAACGTATGCCAAGATGGGACGGAGGGAGGATgagtttgaggaggaggaggaggaaatcaaGAGCATGGACACGGACCCGGACACGTTgagggacgaggaggagaacgGAGAGCACTCGATGGACGATAGCTCGCTGGACGGCAAAACGGAAACCAAATCGGATCACGAGGACACGATGGAAGATGGCATGTAA
- the zeb2b gene encoding zinc finger E-box-binding homeobox 2b isoform X1 yields MKQEIMADGPRCKRRKQANPRRKNALNYENVVETGSETEEEDKLPVSEEDPLINGTGSPASLTNPDASPRAESHGLLTKEEEDDEMRDSGVEHIWPDNDMLSASVDGTDEIKDDFDNLGPDATLQAVGNGTVKSVDCTSEFEDFFAKRKLDDGDSHVVSIAEYLQRGDTAIIYPEAPEELSRLGTPEATGPEENDLPPGTPDAFAQLLTCPYCDRGYKRLTSLKEHIKYRHEKNEENFACPLCNYTFAYRTQLERHMATHKPARDQHQLLNQAASNRKFKCTECGKAFKYKHHLKEHLRIHSGEKPYECPNCKKRFSHSGSYSSHISSKKCIGLIAVNGRMRSNMKTGSSPTSASSSPTNSAITQLRQKLENGKPLGHPEHNNHMNIKTEPLDFNDYKLMMASHGFGAPFMNGGMGGNSPLGIHHNSTGQSPLHHLGIAGLDAQLLGFPGPLANNLSEVQKVLQIVDNTVCRQKMDCKPEELSKLKAYMKELGTQVEEQKQALTLSGAQVGLPLINHNGATKSIIDYTLEKVNEAKACLQSLTTDSKRQISNIKREKSNHMLEGGVDEKVQEMFTPYACQFCKESFTGPIPLHQHERYMCKMNEEIKAVLQPSENLMPNKPVMYMEKNSHLTSPMLSEKGFTGPINPYRDHMSVLKAYFAMNMEPNSEELLKISIAVGLPQEFVKEWFDQRKMYHYATTRTPPLEHRNHTDMVVGTNNHHTPPKDSMAARSPVSLLKPTDHITSHSIAELHNNVNNCDNSLRYLKNHQFGGSTKPAGEKLDHSRSNTPSPLNLSSTSSKNSHSSSYTPNSLTSEDLQAEPLDLSVPRLMKEPKHALSVKSRTKANSITIDHNSVPSPREHFEEPLNLAYLKRDFSGSTNNGNLEKSTSPIFGINPFAAKPLYTSLPPQSAFPQATFMPPMQASIPGLRAYPGMDQMGFLPHMAYTYAAGAATFAEMQQRRKYQRKPGFQGDLLDGTQDYMSGLDDMTDPDSCLSRKKIKKTESGMYACDLCDKTFQKSSSLLRHKYEHTGKRPHQCQICKKAFKHKHHLIEHSRLHSGEKPYQCDKCGKRFSHSGSYSQHMNHRYSYCKREAEEREAAEREAREKGHLEPTELLMSRAYLQGMTPQGYPELAEREAILRHDAVNGGIREGRKEVDGTYAKMGRREDEFEEEEEEIKSMDTDPDTLRDEEENGEHSMDDSSLDGKTETKSDHEDTMEDGM; encoded by the exons ctctcaACTATGAGAACGTGGTAGAGACCGGCtcggagacagaggaggaggacaagctGCCCGTCTCCGAGGAAGACCCTCTGATCAACGGCACGGGCAGCCCGGCCAGCCTCACCAACCCGGACGCCTCGCCGCGCGCCGAAAGCCACGGCCTGCTGaccaaggaggaggaggacgacgaaaTGCGCGACAGCGGCGTGGAGCACATCTGGCCCGACAACGACATGTTGAGTGCCTCAGTTGATGGTACTG atgaaataaaagatgaCTTTGACAACCTGGGGCCTGACGCCACTTTGCAGGCAGTTGGAAACGGTACAG TCAAGAGCGTCGATTGCACTTCAGAGTTTGAGGACTTCTTCGCCAAGCGGAAGCTGGACGACGGCGACAGCCACGTGGTGAGCATCGCAGAATACCTGCAGCGGGGCGACACCGCCATCATCTACCCGGAGGCCCCGGAGGAGCTGTCCCGCCTGGGCACGCCGGAGGCAACTGGACCGGAGGAGAACG ACCTGCCACCTGGAACGCCAGATGCCTTCGCCCAACTGTTGACCTGCCCCTACTGCGACCGGGGCTACAAGCGTTTGACATCGCTGAAGGAGCACATCAAGTACCGCCATGAGAAGAACGAGGAGAACTTTGCCTGCCCCCTGTGCAACTACACGTTTGCTTACCGCACTCAGCTTGAGCGGCATATGGCCACACACAAGCCCGCGAGGGATCAG cACCAACTGCTCAACCAAGCGGCCAGCAACCGCAAGTTCAAATGCACCGAGTGTGGCAAGGCCTTCAAATACAAGCACCATCTGAAGGAACACCTCCGGATTCATAGTG gtgAAAAACCGTATGAGTGCCCCAACTGCAAGAAGCGTTTCTCCCACTCGGGCTCATACAGTTCCCACATCAGCAGTAAAAAGTGCATTGGCCTGATTGCTGTCAATGGCAGGATGCGCAGCAACATGAAGACCGGCTCCTCCCCGACCTCGGCCTCCTCCTCGCCCACCAACTCTGCCATCACCCAGCTGAGGCAGAAGCTGGAGAACGGCAAGCCGCTCGGCCATCCCGAACACAACAACCACATGAATATCAAGACCGAGCCCCTTGACTTCAACGACTACAAGCTGATGATGGCGTCTCATGGATTTGGAGCTCCGTTCATGAACGGAGGCATGGGAGGGAACAGCCCACTAGGGATCCACCACAACTCGACAGGCCAGAGTCCTTTGCATCACCTCGGGATCGCCGGACTCGATGCTCAGCTCCTGGGCTTCCCGGGGCCGCTGGCGAACAACCTGAGTGAGGTGCAGAAGGTGCTTCAGATCGTGGACAACACTGTGTGCAGGCAGAAAATGGACTGCAAGCCGGAGGAGCTCTCCAAGCTTAAGGCCTACATGAAAGAGCTGGGGACCCAGGTGGAAGAGCAGAAACAGGCACTGACATTGTCTGGGGCTCAGGTTGGTCTTCCACTCATCAATCACAACGGCGCCACCAAAAGCATCATCGACTACACGTTAGAAAAAGTGAACGAAGCCAAAGCCTGCCTCCAGAGCTTGACGACAGACTCAAAGAGACAGATTAGCAATATCAAACGAGAGAAATCCAACCACATGCTTGAAGGAGGTGTGGATGAGAAGGTGCAGGAAATGTTTACGCCTTATGCTTGCCAATTTTGCAAAGAATCCTTCACTGGGCCAATACCTTTGCATCAGCACGAACGCTACATGTGTAAAATGAACGAGGAGATCAAAGCTGTGCTGCAGCCCAGTGAGAATCTGATGCCCAACAAACCAGTCATGTACATGGAGAAGAACAGCCACTTAACCTCCCCCATGTTGTCCGAGAAGGGATTTACTGGGCCCATTAACCCCTACAGGGACCACATGTCTGTGCTGAAGGCGTATTTCGCCATGAACATGGAGCCCAACTCGGAGGAGCTGCTCAAGATTTCCATAGCGGTCGGCCTCCCTCAGGAATTTGTCAAGGAGTGGTTCGATCAGCGGAAGATGTATCATTACGCCACTACCAGAACCCCACCACTAGAGCACAGGAACCACACTGATATGGTTGTCGGAACAAATAACCACCACACTCCACCAAAAGACTCAATGGCAGCTAGGTCACCTGTTTCACTTCTCAAACCTACTGATCACATCACGTCCCACTCCATAGCAGAGCTCCACAACAACGTTAACAACTGTGACAACTCGCTGAGATATTTGAAAAACCACCAGTTCGGCGGCAGCACCAAACCTGCAGGTGAAAAGTTGGACCACTCCCGCAGCAACACCCCCTCCCCGCTCAATCTGTCCTCCACATCTTCCAAAAACTCCCACAGCAGCTCCTACACTCCAAACAGCCTGACATCAGAAGACCTGCAGGCCGAGCCACTGGACCTCTCCGTGCCCAGACTCATGAAGGAACCCAAGCATGCACTGTCTGTCAAAAGCAGAACTAAAGCCAACAGTATTACCATTGACCACAACAGCGTTCCGTCTCCCCGAGAGCACTTCGAAGAGCCTTTGAACTTGGCCTATCTCAAGAGGGATTTCTCAGGCTCGACCAACAACGGAAACCTAGAAAAAAGCACTAGCCCCATCTTCGGCATTAACCCGTTTGCTGCCAAACCCCTGTACACGTCACTTCCGCCCCAGAGCGCTTTTCCACAGGCCACATTCATGCCCCCAATGCAGGCCAGCATACCAGGTCTTAGGGCCTATCCAGGCATGGATCAAATGGGCTTCTTGCCACACATGGCCTACACTTACGCAGCAGGGGCGGCTACCTTTGCCGAgatgcagcagaggagaaagtaCCAGCGGAAACCAGGTTTCCAG gGGGACCTGCTCGACGGTACACAAGATTACATGTCAGGgctggacgacatgacagacCCCGACTCCTGTCTGTCGCGGAAGAAGATTAAGAAGACCGAAAGTGGTATGTACGCGTGTGACTTGTGCGACAAAACATTCCAGAAGAGCAGTTCCCTTCTAAGACACAAATATGAACACACAG GCAAGAGGCCGCACCAGTGCCAGATCTGCAAGAAAGccttcaaacacaaacaccatctCATCGAGCACTCCAGGCTGCACTCGGGGGAGAAGCCCTACCAGTGCGACAAGTGCGGGAAGAGGTTCTCTCACTCGGGCTCCTACTCGCAGCACATGAACCACCGCTACTCCTACTGCAAGCGGGAGGCCGAGGAGCGGGAGGCTGCTGAGAGGGAGGCCCGTGAGAAGGGCCACCTGGAgcccacagagctgctgatgagCCGGGCCTACTTGCAGGGCATGACACCTCAGGGTTACCCAGAGCTGGCGGAGCGCGAGGCCATCCTGAGGCACGACGCGGTGAACGGAGGGATCAGAGAGGGACGGAAGGAAGTTGATGGAACGTATGCCAAGATGGGACGGAGGGAGGATgagtttgaggaggaggaggaggaaatcaaGAGCATGGACACGGACCCGGACACGTTgagggacgaggaggagaacgGAGAGCACTCGATGGACGATAGCTCGCTGGACGGCAAAACGGAAACCAAATCGGATCACGAGGACACGATGGAAGATGGCATGTAA
- the zeb2b gene encoding zinc finger E-box-binding homeobox 2b isoform X2: MKQEIMADGPRCKRRKQANPRRKNALNYENVVETGSETEEEDKLPVSEEDPLINGTGSPASLTNPDASPRAESHGLLTKEEEDDEMRDSGVEHIWPDNDMLSASVDGTDEIKDDFDNLGPDATLQAVGNGTVKSVDCTSEFEDFFAKRKLDDGDSHVVSIAEYLQRGDTAIIYPEAPEELSRLGTPEATGPEENDLPPGTPDAFAQLLTCPYCDRGYKRLTSLKEHIKYRHEKNEENFACPLCNYTFAYRTQLERHMATHKPARDQHQLLNQAASNRKFKCTECGKAFKYKHHLKEHLRIHSGEKPYECPNCKKRFSHSGSYSSHISSKKCIGLIAVNGRMRSNMKTGSSPTSASSSPTNSAITQLRQKLENGKPLGHPEHNNHMNIKTEPLDFNDYKLMMASHGFGAPFMNGGMGGNSPLGIHHNSTGQSPLHHLGIAGLDAQLLGFPGPLANNLSEVQKVLQIVDNTVCRQKMDCKPEELSKLKAYMKELGTQVEEQKQALTLSGAQVGLPLINHNGATKSIIDYTLEKVNEAKACLQSLTTDSKRQISNIKREKSNHMLEGGVDEKVQEMFTPYACQFCKESFTGPIPLHQHERYMCKMNEEIKAVLQPSENLMPNKPVMYMEKNSHLTSPMLSEKGFTGPINPYRDHMSVLKAYFAMNMEPNSEELLKISIAVGLPQEFVKEWFDQRKMYHYATTRTPPLEHRNHTDMVVGTNNHHTPPKDSMAARSPVSLLKPTDHITSHSIAELHNNVNNCDNSLRYLKNHQFGGSTKPAGEKLDHSRSNTPSPLNLSSTSSKNSHSSSYTPNSLTSEDLQAEPLDLSVPRLMKEPKHALSVKSRTKANSITIDHNSVPSPREHFEEPLNLAYLKRDFSGSTNNGNLEKSTSPIFGINPFAAKPLYTSLPPQSAFPQATFMPPMQASIPGLRAYPGMDQMGFLPHMAYTYAAGAATFAEMQQRRKYQRKPGFQGDLLDGTQDYMSGLDDMTDPDSCLSRKKIKKTESGKRPHQCQICKKAFKHKHHLIEHSRLHSGEKPYQCDKCGKRFSHSGSYSQHMNHRYSYCKREAEEREAAEREAREKGHLEPTELLMSRAYLQGMTPQGYPELAEREAILRHDAVNGGIREGRKEVDGTYAKMGRREDEFEEEEEEIKSMDTDPDTLRDEEENGEHSMDDSSLDGKTETKSDHEDTMEDGM, from the exons ctctcaACTATGAGAACGTGGTAGAGACCGGCtcggagacagaggaggaggacaagctGCCCGTCTCCGAGGAAGACCCTCTGATCAACGGCACGGGCAGCCCGGCCAGCCTCACCAACCCGGACGCCTCGCCGCGCGCCGAAAGCCACGGCCTGCTGaccaaggaggaggaggacgacgaaaTGCGCGACAGCGGCGTGGAGCACATCTGGCCCGACAACGACATGTTGAGTGCCTCAGTTGATGGTACTG atgaaataaaagatgaCTTTGACAACCTGGGGCCTGACGCCACTTTGCAGGCAGTTGGAAACGGTACAG TCAAGAGCGTCGATTGCACTTCAGAGTTTGAGGACTTCTTCGCCAAGCGGAAGCTGGACGACGGCGACAGCCACGTGGTGAGCATCGCAGAATACCTGCAGCGGGGCGACACCGCCATCATCTACCCGGAGGCCCCGGAGGAGCTGTCCCGCCTGGGCACGCCGGAGGCAACTGGACCGGAGGAGAACG ACCTGCCACCTGGAACGCCAGATGCCTTCGCCCAACTGTTGACCTGCCCCTACTGCGACCGGGGCTACAAGCGTTTGACATCGCTGAAGGAGCACATCAAGTACCGCCATGAGAAGAACGAGGAGAACTTTGCCTGCCCCCTGTGCAACTACACGTTTGCTTACCGCACTCAGCTTGAGCGGCATATGGCCACACACAAGCCCGCGAGGGATCAG cACCAACTGCTCAACCAAGCGGCCAGCAACCGCAAGTTCAAATGCACCGAGTGTGGCAAGGCCTTCAAATACAAGCACCATCTGAAGGAACACCTCCGGATTCATAGTG gtgAAAAACCGTATGAGTGCCCCAACTGCAAGAAGCGTTTCTCCCACTCGGGCTCATACAGTTCCCACATCAGCAGTAAAAAGTGCATTGGCCTGATTGCTGTCAATGGCAGGATGCGCAGCAACATGAAGACCGGCTCCTCCCCGACCTCGGCCTCCTCCTCGCCCACCAACTCTGCCATCACCCAGCTGAGGCAGAAGCTGGAGAACGGCAAGCCGCTCGGCCATCCCGAACACAACAACCACATGAATATCAAGACCGAGCCCCTTGACTTCAACGACTACAAGCTGATGATGGCGTCTCATGGATTTGGAGCTCCGTTCATGAACGGAGGCATGGGAGGGAACAGCCCACTAGGGATCCACCACAACTCGACAGGCCAGAGTCCTTTGCATCACCTCGGGATCGCCGGACTCGATGCTCAGCTCCTGGGCTTCCCGGGGCCGCTGGCGAACAACCTGAGTGAGGTGCAGAAGGTGCTTCAGATCGTGGACAACACTGTGTGCAGGCAGAAAATGGACTGCAAGCCGGAGGAGCTCTCCAAGCTTAAGGCCTACATGAAAGAGCTGGGGACCCAGGTGGAAGAGCAGAAACAGGCACTGACATTGTCTGGGGCTCAGGTTGGTCTTCCACTCATCAATCACAACGGCGCCACCAAAAGCATCATCGACTACACGTTAGAAAAAGTGAACGAAGCCAAAGCCTGCCTCCAGAGCTTGACGACAGACTCAAAGAGACAGATTAGCAATATCAAACGAGAGAAATCCAACCACATGCTTGAAGGAGGTGTGGATGAGAAGGTGCAGGAAATGTTTACGCCTTATGCTTGCCAATTTTGCAAAGAATCCTTCACTGGGCCAATACCTTTGCATCAGCACGAACGCTACATGTGTAAAATGAACGAGGAGATCAAAGCTGTGCTGCAGCCCAGTGAGAATCTGATGCCCAACAAACCAGTCATGTACATGGAGAAGAACAGCCACTTAACCTCCCCCATGTTGTCCGAGAAGGGATTTACTGGGCCCATTAACCCCTACAGGGACCACATGTCTGTGCTGAAGGCGTATTTCGCCATGAACATGGAGCCCAACTCGGAGGAGCTGCTCAAGATTTCCATAGCGGTCGGCCTCCCTCAGGAATTTGTCAAGGAGTGGTTCGATCAGCGGAAGATGTATCATTACGCCACTACCAGAACCCCACCACTAGAGCACAGGAACCACACTGATATGGTTGTCGGAACAAATAACCACCACACTCCACCAAAAGACTCAATGGCAGCTAGGTCACCTGTTTCACTTCTCAAACCTACTGATCACATCACGTCCCACTCCATAGCAGAGCTCCACAACAACGTTAACAACTGTGACAACTCGCTGAGATATTTGAAAAACCACCAGTTCGGCGGCAGCACCAAACCTGCAGGTGAAAAGTTGGACCACTCCCGCAGCAACACCCCCTCCCCGCTCAATCTGTCCTCCACATCTTCCAAAAACTCCCACAGCAGCTCCTACACTCCAAACAGCCTGACATCAGAAGACCTGCAGGCCGAGCCACTGGACCTCTCCGTGCCCAGACTCATGAAGGAACCCAAGCATGCACTGTCTGTCAAAAGCAGAACTAAAGCCAACAGTATTACCATTGACCACAACAGCGTTCCGTCTCCCCGAGAGCACTTCGAAGAGCCTTTGAACTTGGCCTATCTCAAGAGGGATTTCTCAGGCTCGACCAACAACGGAAACCTAGAAAAAAGCACTAGCCCCATCTTCGGCATTAACCCGTTTGCTGCCAAACCCCTGTACACGTCACTTCCGCCCCAGAGCGCTTTTCCACAGGCCACATTCATGCCCCCAATGCAGGCCAGCATACCAGGTCTTAGGGCCTATCCAGGCATGGATCAAATGGGCTTCTTGCCACACATGGCCTACACTTACGCAGCAGGGGCGGCTACCTTTGCCGAgatgcagcagaggagaaagtaCCAGCGGAAACCAGGTTTCCAG gGGGACCTGCTCGACGGTACACAAGATTACATGTCAGGgctggacgacatgacagacCCCGACTCCTGTCTGTCGCGGAAGAAGATTAAGAAGACCGAAAGTG GCAAGAGGCCGCACCAGTGCCAGATCTGCAAGAAAGccttcaaacacaaacaccatctCATCGAGCACTCCAGGCTGCACTCGGGGGAGAAGCCCTACCAGTGCGACAAGTGCGGGAAGAGGTTCTCTCACTCGGGCTCCTACTCGCAGCACATGAACCACCGCTACTCCTACTGCAAGCGGGAGGCCGAGGAGCGGGAGGCTGCTGAGAGGGAGGCCCGTGAGAAGGGCCACCTGGAgcccacagagctgctgatgagCCGGGCCTACTTGCAGGGCATGACACCTCAGGGTTACCCAGAGCTGGCGGAGCGCGAGGCCATCCTGAGGCACGACGCGGTGAACGGAGGGATCAGAGAGGGACGGAAGGAAGTTGATGGAACGTATGCCAAGATGGGACGGAGGGAGGATgagtttgaggaggaggaggaggaaatcaaGAGCATGGACACGGACCCGGACACGTTgagggacgaggaggagaacgGAGAGCACTCGATGGACGATAGCTCGCTGGACGGCAAAACGGAAACCAAATCGGATCACGAGGACACGATGGAAGATGGCATGTAA